The following proteins are co-located in the Neisseria sp. Marseille-Q6792 genome:
- a CDS encoding YdcF family protein, with amino-acid sequence MKKQLFRSREGLRYYLLGGFCFWFFLFASLFASSVWTVYRLNEGVLPAGTRADAALVLGAAAWDKRPSPVFRERINHAIALYQGHRVGKIIFTGGRSKKGYMTEAEVGRRYALKQGVPAHNILFENTSRNTYENLNNIRPILQANGISSLVIVSDPYHLARAAEMAEDLGVRVYVSATPTTRFDTASGKKNFILHEGYALTLYRLEKWGRRFFNWLFG; translated from the coding sequence GTGAAAAAACAGCTGTTTCGCAGCCGTGAAGGGTTGCGCTATTACCTGCTCGGCGGTTTTTGCTTTTGGTTTTTTTTGTTTGCCTCGTTGTTTGCCTCATCCGTTTGGACGGTGTATCGGCTGAATGAAGGGGTTTTACCCGCCGGTACCCGTGCGGATGCCGCATTGGTTTTGGGAGCTGCCGCATGGGACAAACGCCCGTCCCCTGTTTTTCGGGAACGCATCAACCATGCCATCGCGCTTTATCAGGGCCACAGGGTCGGTAAAATTATTTTTACCGGCGGCAGAAGTAAAAAGGGTTACATGACGGAGGCCGAAGTCGGGCGGCGGTACGCGCTCAAACAAGGTGTTCCGGCGCACAATATCTTATTTGAAAACACGTCGCGCAATACCTATGAAAATCTGAACAACATCCGTCCGATTTTACAGGCCAACGGTATTTCCAGCTTGGTAATCGTCAGCGATCCCTATCACTTGGCCCGTGCTGCGGAAATGGCCGAGGATTTAGGGGTTCGGGTTTATGTTTCCGCCACGCCGACGACACGTTTTGATACCGCGAGCGGAAAGAAAAATTTTATCCTTCATGAAGGATATGCCCTCACCCTTTACCGTTTGGAAAAATGGGGGAGGCGTTTTTTCAATTGGCTGTTTGGTTGA
- a CDS encoding BolA family protein — protein MLTPEQVKAMIEGVAKCEHIEVEGDGHHFFAVIVSSEFEGKARLARHRLIKDGLKAQLESNELHALSISVAATPAEWNAKAQ, from the coding sequence ATGCTGACCCCGGAACAAGTAAAAGCCATGATTGAAGGCGTGGCAAAATGCGAACATATCGAAGTAGAAGGCGACGGACACCATTTTTTCGCCGTCATCGTTTCATCAGAATTTGAAGGCAAAGCACGCCTTGCACGCCACCGCCTGATTAAAGACGGGCTTAAAGCCCAACTGGAAAGCAACGAACTGCACGCACTTTCCATTTCGGTAGCCGCCACACCGGCAGAATGGAATGCCAAAGCACAATAA
- the ftsX gene encoding permease-like cell division protein FtsX, whose product MSIIHYVSLHVESARTALKQLMRQPVGTILTLLMLAVAMTLPLFMYLGIQSGQSVLGKLNESPQITIYMETAAAQSDSDTVRSLLTRDKRLDNIRFISKEDGLEELQSNLDQNLISMLDGNPLPDVFIVTPDPATTPDQMQAIYRDITKLPMVESANMDTEWVQTLYQINEFIRKILWFLSLTLGMAFVLVAHNTIRLQILSRKEEIEITKLLGAPASFIRRPFLYQAMWQSILSAAVSLGLCGWLLSAVRPLVDAIFKPYGLNIGWRFFYPGEIALVFGFVVALGILGAWLATTQHLLGFKARK is encoded by the coding sequence ATGAGCATCATTCACTACGTCTCGCTACACGTCGAATCCGCACGCACCGCACTCAAACAACTCATGCGCCAACCTGTCGGCACGATACTGACCCTCCTGATGCTCGCCGTCGCCATGACGTTGCCGCTGTTTATGTATTTGGGCATCCAAAGCGGACAAAGCGTTTTAGGCAAACTCAACGAGTCGCCGCAAATCACAATCTATATGGAAACCGCTGCCGCACAAAGCGACAGCGATACCGTGCGCAGCCTGCTGACGCGCGACAAACGGCTCGACAATATCCGCTTTATCAGCAAAGAAGACGGTTTGGAAGAATTACAGTCCAATCTCGACCAAAATCTGATTTCCATGCTTGACGGCAACCCCCTGCCGGATGTCTTTATCGTTACCCCCGACCCAGCAACTACTCCCGATCAAATGCAGGCAATCTACCGAGACATTACCAAACTGCCTATGGTCGAATCCGCCAACATGGATACGGAATGGGTACAGACACTGTACCAAATCAACGAATTCATCCGTAAAATTTTATGGTTTCTTTCACTGACGCTGGGGATGGCGTTCGTCCTTGTCGCACACAACACCATCCGCCTGCAAATCCTCAGCCGCAAAGAAGAAATCGAAATCACCAAGCTGCTCGGCGCGCCCGCATCGTTTATCCGCCGCCCATTCCTTTATCAAGCCATGTGGCAGAGTATTCTTTCCGCCGCCGTCAGTCTAGGGCTTTGCGGCTGGCTACTCTCCGCCGTGCGCCCGTTGGTTGATGCCATCTTCAAACCCTACGGACTTAATATCGGCTGGCGTTTCTTCTACCCGGGAGAAATCGCGCTGGTGTTCGGCTTCGTCGTCGCACTGGGGATATTAGGGGCATGGCTTGCCACCACCCAACACCTGCTCGGTTTTAAAGCCAGAAAATAA
- a CDS encoding phosphoglycerate kinase, whose protein sequence is MAFLKLTEQNVQGKTVLIRADMNVPFKDGKISDDTRIRASLASIKYCLDNGASVIVMTHLGRPTEGEFHPEDDVAPVAAHLGSLLGKDVKVLNDWRENKPTLNAGDVVMLQNVRINKGEKKNDLELGKAYAALCDVFVNDAFGTAHRAQASTEAVAQAAPVACAGVLMAGELDALGKALKQPARPMVAIVAGSKVSTKLTILESLADKVDQLIVGGGIANTFLLAEGKAIGKSLAEHDLVEESKKIMAKMAAKGGSVPLPTDVVVAKAFAADAEAVVKDIADVAEDDMILDIGPKSAAALAELLKAAGTVVWNGPVGVFEFDQFAGGTKALAEAIAQSKAFSIAGGGDTLAAIAKFGVTDQIGYISTGGGAFLEFLEGKELPAVAALEKRGE, encoded by the coding sequence ATGGCATTTTTAAAACTGACTGAACAAAACGTGCAGGGCAAAACCGTCCTCATCCGCGCCGATATGAACGTGCCGTTCAAAGACGGCAAAATCAGTGACGACACCCGTATCCGCGCCTCGCTCGCGTCCATCAAATACTGCTTGGACAATGGCGCGTCCGTTATCGTGATGACCCACTTGGGCCGCCCGACCGAGGGCGAGTTTCATCCTGAAGACGATGTCGCGCCCGTTGCCGCGCACTTGGGCAGCCTGTTGGGTAAAGACGTGAAAGTATTGAACGACTGGCGTGAAAACAAACCTACCCTGAACGCTGGCGATGTCGTCATGCTGCAAAACGTGCGCATCAACAAAGGCGAGAAGAAAAACGATTTGGAACTGGGCAAAGCCTATGCCGCCTTGTGCGACGTGTTCGTCAATGACGCGTTCGGCACCGCCCACCGCGCCCAAGCCTCGACCGAAGCCGTTGCCCAAGCCGCGCCCGTTGCCTGCGCCGGCGTATTGATGGCGGGCGAACTCGACGCTTTGGGCAAAGCCTTGAAACAACCCGCGCGCCCGATGGTTGCCATCGTTGCCGGCAGCAAAGTGTCCACCAAGCTGACCATCCTCGAATCGCTGGCGGATAAAGTTGACCAACTCATCGTCGGCGGCGGCATTGCCAACACCTTCCTGTTGGCGGAAGGCAAAGCCATCGGTAAATCTTTGGCGGAACATGATTTGGTAGAAGAATCCAAAAAAATCATGGCGAAAATGGCGGCTAAAGGCGGCTCTGTTCCGCTGCCGACCGATGTTGTCGTTGCCAAAGCCTTTGCTGCCGATGCCGAAGCGGTTGTAAAAGACATTGCCGACGTTGCCGAGGACGATATGATTTTGGACATCGGCCCGAAATCCGCCGCCGCGCTTGCCGAGTTGCTCAAAGCCGCCGGCACGGTGGTATGGAACGGTCCGGTCGGCGTATTTGAGTTTGACCAATTCGCAGGTGGCACGAAAGCCCTTGCCGAAGCCATCGCCCAAAGCAAAGCGTTCTCGATTGCTGGCGGCGGCGACACGCTGGCGGCGATTGCCAAATTCGGCGTTACCGACCAAATCGGCTACATCTCTACCGGCGGCGGCGCGTTCCTCGAATTCTTGGAAGGCAAAGAGCTGCCAGCCGTAGCCGCTTTGGAAAAACGCGGCGAGTAA
- the arsC gene encoding arsenate reductase (glutaredoxin) (This arsenate reductase requires both glutathione and glutaredoxin to convert arsenate to arsenite, after which the efflux transporter formed by ArsA and ArsB can extrude the arsenite from the cell, providing resistance.), with translation MSEIKIFHNPRCSKSRAALSLLEERGIAAEVVKYLDMPPDLSELKDIFNKLGLASARGMMRVKDDLYKELGLDNPDLDNDALLRAIADHPALLERPIVLANGKATIGRPLENIEAIL, from the coding sequence ATGTCTGAAATCAAAATTTTCCACAATCCGCGTTGCAGCAAATCGCGTGCCGCCTTGTCCCTATTGGAAGAACGCGGCATTGCTGCCGAAGTGGTCAAATATTTGGATATGCCGCCCGACTTGTCCGAATTGAAGGATATTTTCAACAAATTGGGCTTGGCATCGGCGCGCGGGATGATGCGCGTGAAAGATGATTTGTACAAGGAATTGGGTTTGGACAACCCTGATTTGGACAATGACGCGCTGCTGCGTGCCATTGCCGATCATCCCGCCCTGTTGGAGCGTCCGATTGTTTTGGCAAACGGTAAGGCTACCATCGGAAGGCCTTTGGAAAATATTGAAGCGATATTGTGA
- a CDS encoding TlpA disulfide reductase family protein translates to MKHLNLAAIALAGVLVSHTASADELAGWKDNAAQSLQSLKAPVRIVNLWATWCGPCRKEMPVMSKWYKAQKKGSVDMVGIALDTSDNIGNFLKQTPVSYPVWRYTGANSRNFMKSYGNTVGVLPFTVVEAPKCGYKQTITGEVNEKSLTEAVKLAYSKCR, encoded by the coding sequence ATGAAACACTTGAATCTTGCCGCAATCGCACTTGCCGGCGTACTGGTTTCCCATACCGCATCGGCAGACGAGCTTGCCGGCTGGAAAGACAATGCCGCGCAAAGCCTGCAATCACTCAAAGCCCCTGTCCGCATCGTCAATCTTTGGGCAACCTGGTGCGGCCCGTGCCGCAAAGAGATGCCGGTTATGTCCAAATGGTACAAAGCCCAGAAAAAAGGCAGCGTCGATATGGTCGGTATCGCGCTCGACACATCCGACAATATCGGCAACTTCCTCAAGCAGACCCCGGTCAGCTATCCGGTTTGGCGTTACACTGGGGCGAACAGCCGAAACTTTATGAAATCCTATGGAAACACTGTCGGCGTATTACCCTTTACCGTCGTCGAAGCCCCGAAATGCGGATACAAGCAGACCATTACCGGGGAAGTAAACGAAAAAAGCCTGACGGAAGCCGTCAAACTCGCCTATTCAAAATGCCGTTAA
- the ftsE gene encoding cell division ATP-binding protein FtsE — protein MIRFEQVSKTYPGGFEALKNVSFQINKGEMIFIAGHSGSGKSTVLKLISGITKPSRGKVHFNNQDLGTLTDNQIGFMRQHIGIVFQDHKILYDRNVLQNVILPLRIIGYPPRKAEERARIAIEKVGLKGRELDDPVTLSGGEQQRLCIARAVVHQPSLLIADEPSANLDRAYALDIMELFKTFHEAGTTVIVAAHDETLMADYGHRILRLSKGRLA, from the coding sequence ATGATCCGTTTCGAACAAGTTTCCAAAACCTATCCCGGCGGTTTTGAAGCCCTGAAAAACGTCAGCTTCCAAATCAACAAAGGCGAGATGATTTTTATCGCAGGACACTCCGGCTCAGGCAAATCCACCGTCCTCAAGCTGATTTCGGGCATTACCAAACCAAGCAGGGGCAAAGTCCACTTCAACAACCAAGACCTCGGCACACTGACCGACAACCAAATCGGCTTTATGCGCCAACATATCGGCATCGTGTTTCAAGACCACAAAATCCTCTACGACCGCAACGTTCTGCAAAACGTCATCCTCCCGCTGAGGATTATCGGTTATCCGCCGCGCAAAGCCGAAGAACGTGCCCGCATCGCCATTGAAAAAGTCGGCTTGAAAGGGCGAGAATTGGACGATCCCGTAACCCTCTCGGGCGGTGAACAACAACGCCTGTGCATTGCCCGCGCCGTCGTTCATCAACCTAGCCTGCTGATTGCCGACGAACCCTCAGCCAACCTCGACCGCGCCTACGCGCTCGACATCATGGAATTGTTCAAAACCTTCCACGAAGCAGGAACCACCGTCATTGTTGCCGCCCATGACGAAACCCTCATGGCGGACTACGGACACCGCATCCTGCGCCTCTCGAAAGGACGTCTCGCATGA
- the murA gene encoding UDP-N-acetylglucosamine 1-carboxyvinyltransferase: protein MDKLKISANGPLNGEITVSGAKNAALPLMCAGLLTSGTLRLKNVPMLADVKTTQKLLQGMGARVLTDNISEFEINGGTVNNTCAPYELVRTMRASILVLGPTLARFGEAQVSLPGGCAIGSRPVDQHLKGLEAMGAEIVIEHGYVKAKGKLKGTRVAMDVVTVGGTENLLMAATLAEGTTVLENCAIEPEVVDLAECLIKMGAKISGIGTSTMIVEGVDELHGCEHSVVPDRIEAGTFLCAVAMTGGKVVLRNAAPKTMEVVLDKLVEAGALIEVGDDWIAIDMRQRSKAVDIRTVVHPGFPTDMQAQFMALNAVSEGSCRVVETIFENRFMHVPELNRMGAKITTEGNTAFVQGVEQLSGAVVKATDLRASASLVIAGLVARGETVVEQIYHLDRGYENIEKKLGSVGAKIERVSG, encoded by the coding sequence GTGGATAAACTGAAAATCTCCGCAAACGGGCCGCTCAACGGCGAAATTACAGTTTCCGGTGCAAAAAATGCAGCTTTACCGCTGATGTGTGCTGGCTTGCTGACATCAGGTACGCTCCGCCTGAAAAACGTCCCCATGCTGGCTGATGTCAAAACCACGCAAAAACTGCTTCAAGGGATGGGCGCACGCGTTCTGACCGACAATATCAGCGAATTTGAAATCAACGGAGGTACGGTAAACAATACCTGCGCCCCTTACGAATTGGTCAGAACCATGCGCGCCTCAATTTTGGTACTCGGCCCTACGCTGGCGCGTTTCGGTGAGGCGCAAGTCAGTCTGCCGGGCGGTTGTGCCATCGGTTCCCGCCCTGTCGACCAGCATTTGAAAGGCTTGGAAGCGATGGGTGCTGAGATTGTTATCGAACACGGTTACGTCAAAGCCAAGGGTAAGCTTAAAGGCACGCGTGTGGCAATGGATGTGGTAACGGTCGGCGGTACGGAAAACCTGCTGATGGCGGCGACGCTGGCGGAAGGTACGACGGTTTTGGAAAATTGCGCCATTGAGCCTGAGGTGGTTGATTTGGCTGAATGCCTGATAAAGATGGGAGCGAAAATCAGCGGTATAGGAACCTCAACCATGATTGTGGAAGGGGTGGATGAGTTGCACGGCTGCGAACACAGTGTTGTCCCCGACAGGATTGAAGCGGGTACGTTCCTGTGTGCGGTGGCAATGACCGGCGGCAAGGTGGTTTTGCGAAATGCCGCACCGAAAACCATGGAAGTGGTTTTGGACAAATTGGTCGAGGCAGGGGCGTTAATCGAAGTCGGAGACGATTGGATTGCCATCGATATGCGTCAACGTTCGAAGGCAGTGGATATCCGTACAGTCGTCCATCCCGGTTTTCCTACCGATATGCAGGCGCAGTTCATGGCGTTGAATGCTGTGTCTGAGGGGAGCTGCCGTGTAGTGGAGACAATTTTTGAAAACCGCTTTATGCACGTTCCAGAGTTAAACCGGATGGGGGCAAAAATAACGACCGAGGGCAATACGGCATTTGTCCAAGGGGTGGAGCAGCTTTCCGGTGCGGTCGTCAAGGCGACGGACTTGCGCGCTTCCGCCAGCCTTGTTATCGCCGGTTTGGTAGCACGGGGGGAAACTGTGGTCGAACAGATTTACCACTTGGATCGCGGTTATGAAAATATTGAGAAAAAGCTCGGCAGCGTCGGCGCGAAAATCGAGCGCGTATCCGGCTGA